A single Candidatus Pacearchaeota archaeon DNA region contains:
- a CDS encoding matrixin family metalloprotease: MKSEKIIPIFFVLLILSYIFLFQSDIIKAYKNILDKINPCPTPITYSIGQFDTEFNITEKEFESAIKEAEDIWEKASGRNLFEYSSDGEMKINLIYDSRQESTSKISNLDSSLSKDNNYYLSLKSQYESLISQYNKDNQELNSLISSYNQKSSIYESRVGLWNKKNGSQNEYNQLNQERQELESSAIIIKNKQSEINVEVSKINQLASQLNILASNLNLNIEKYNNIVQSSDQEFEQGNYISGLDSKVINIYQFENREKLVRVLAHELGHALGINHIDNPEDIMYAYNIGKSDTITDVDLIELSKVCPE, translated from the coding sequence ATGAAAAGTGAAAAAATAATTCCAATATTTTTTGTTTTATTGATATTATCATATATTTTTTTGTTTCAGAGCGACATAATTAAGGCATATAAAAATATATTAGATAAAATTAATCCTTGTCCTACGCCGATTACATATTCAATTGGTCAATTTGATACAGAATTTAATATTACCGAAAAAGAATTTGAGTCGGCAATTAAGGAGGCTGAAGACATCTGGGAAAAGGCTTCTGGCAGAAATCTTTTTGAGTATTCTTCAGACGGAGAGATGAAAATTAATCTTATCTATGATTCTAGGCAAGAGTCGACTTCAAAAATTAGTAATTTAGACAGCAGTTTAAGTAAAGATAATAATTATTATTTATCACTTAAATCACAATACGAATCATTAATATCTCAATACAACAAAGATAATCAAGAATTAAATAGTTTGATTTCTTCATACAATCAAAAATCTTCAATTTATGAGAGTAGAGTTGGTTTATGGAATAAAAAAAATGGAAGTCAAAATGAATACAATCAGTTGAATCAAGAAAGGCAGGAACTAGAGAGCTCAGCGATAATTATTAAAAATAAGCAAAGTGAAATTAATGTTGAGGTTTCAAAAATAAATCAGTTAGCTAGCCAATTGAATATATTAGCTAGTAATTTAAATTTAAACATTGAAAAATATAACAATATTGTTCAATCTTCTGATCAGGAATTTGAACAGGGCAACTATATTTCTGGTCTTGATTCCAAAGTGATAAATATTTATCAATTCGAAAATAGAGAAAAGCTAGTAAGGGTTTTAGCTCATGAATTGGGTCATGCTTTAGGAATAAATCACATAGATAACCCAGAAGACATTATGTATGCTTATAATATTGGAAAAAGTGACACCATAACAGATGTTGATTTGATTGAGTTAAGTAAGGTTTGTCCGGAGTAA
- a CDS encoding ferritin family protein: MKKTFENLLKAIAGESMARNKYTYFAEIAMKENLVWVAKVFEETADNERAHAKEELEKINETVEMNNTYDIHPLSTTLENLKNAANGEKYEFGTMYPEFAKIAHEENEEEIATLFEKIQEVEGKHAERYDILANLLETGKMFKRDEEVEWKCLNCGYIHKGNSAPEKCPLCQKPQGWYMPLKIVR; the protein is encoded by the coding sequence ATGAAAAAAACATTTGAAAATTTGTTAAAAGCTATTGCAGGAGAATCAATGGCTAGAAATAAATATACATATTTTGCAGAGATTGCCATGAAAGAAAATTTGGTTTGGGTAGCTAAGGTTTTTGAAGAAACAGCTGACAATGAAAGAGCTCACGCTAAAGAGGAACTAGAAAAGATTAATGAAACAGTGGAAATGAATAATACTTACGATATTCATCCTTTATCAACTACATTAGAGAATCTAAAGAATGCTGCTAACGGAGAAAAGTACGAATTTGGAACAATGTACCCTGAATTTGCTAAAATAGCTCATGAAGAAAATGAAGAAGAAATAGCTACTTTGTTTGAAAAAATACAGGAAGTAGAAGGGAAGCATGCTGAAAGATATGATATATTGGCTAATTTGCTAGAAACAGGAAAGATGTTTAAAAGAGACGAAGAGGTTGAATGGAAATGTTTAAATTGTGGATATATTCATAAAGGAAATAGTGCTCCCGAGAAATGTCCTCTTTGTCAAAAACCTCAAGGATGGTATATGCCATTGAAAATTGTAAGATAA
- a CDS encoding efflux RND transporter periplasmic adaptor subunit yields MAKIKNIISNTINLFSKIKTFALGHKILSVFILVVIVSSPFVVNYFLPHKTTISYVTQSVKKGNISVSVSGTGQVSSLKDVDLTAEVSGNITGVYVIGGEKVTKGDVLFRINSTDGQQNVKSAEIALESAELALEEMQEPVDELTLIQAENALTDAQESKTKTESNLEKSYDDGFTDVSNAFLDLPSIVTGIYSVLFSTTASSNGCQQNIDYYTTAINYYEGNVTQYRDDVYDKYIIAKKKYDEVLSIYKTTSHYSDKETIESLITQTYDATKAIAESIKSSTDFIEYYKYIMSEKQQSYSSVATANISSLSGYSSKVNSHISSLLSAKSTIEDSKNSIISAERSIKVKELSLEKVKEGATDLEIRTQKLAVEEKEQNLSEAKNTLAKYTITAPFSGTISTVNVDKGDTANSGTIMGSIITQEKIATITLNEVDIAKVKVGQKVDITFDALDGVTIQGEVAEVDAVGTVSQGVVSYGVQISFGTDNESIKPGMSISANIIIDSVSDVLTVPSAAVKTVGGKSYVQVMNSSGKIERKIVETGLTDDATIEIKSGLSEGDKVVTSTNSGSGTKTTTTKTTTTTNQGGPGGGSDMMMLTR; encoded by the coding sequence ATGGCAAAGATCAAAAACATTATTTCAAACACTATAAATCTTTTTTCAAAAATTAAAACTTTTGCACTGGGCCACAAGATCCTATCGGTGTTTATTTTGGTTGTTATCGTATCATCACCATTTGTTGTTAACTATTTTTTACCCCACAAAACTACTATTAGCTACGTAACCCAATCAGTTAAAAAAGGAAACATTAGTGTTTCTGTCTCTGGAACAGGACAAGTCTCTTCATTAAAAGATGTTGATTTGACTGCTGAAGTTTCAGGAAATATTACAGGTGTCTATGTTATTGGAGGAGAAAAGGTTACCAAAGGAGATGTTCTTTTTAGAATAAATAGTACCGATGGTCAACAAAATGTTAAAAGTGCCGAGATTGCTTTGGAGAGTGCGGAGTTGGCTTTAGAAGAGATGCAAGAGCCAGTCGATGAATTAACTCTTATTCAGGCGGAAAATGCTCTAACCGATGCTCAAGAATCAAAAACTAAAACCGAAAGTAATTTAGAAAAATCATATGACGATGGTTTTACAGATGTGTCTAACGCATTTCTTGATTTACCATCAATAGTGACTGGAATTTATAGTGTTTTGTTTTCTACAACTGCAAGTTCTAATGGTTGTCAACAAAATATAGATTATTATACGACTGCCATTAATTATTACGAAGGAAATGTAACTCAATATAGGGATGATGTATATGATAAATACATAATAGCAAAGAAAAAATACGATGAAGTTCTATCTATTTATAAAACAACCAGTCATTATTCTGATAAAGAAACTATAGAATCTTTAATTACGCAAACTTACGATGCCACTAAAGCTATTGCTGAGTCAATAAAGAGTTCTACTGATTTTATTGAATATTATAAATATATTATGTCAGAAAAACAACAGTCATATAGTTCGGTTGCTACAGCGAATATTTCATCTTTAAGTGGTTATTCAAGTAAGGTCAATAGTCATATTTCGAGCCTTCTTTCCGCCAAGAGCACCATTGAAGACAGCAAAAATAGTATTATTAGTGCTGAAAGATCAATCAAAGTAAAAGAACTATCTTTGGAAAAAGTAAAAGAAGGAGCAACTGATTTAGAGATTAGAACTCAAAAATTAGCCGTAGAGGAAAAAGAACAAAATTTGTCTGAGGCTAAAAATACATTAGCAAAATATACTATTACAGCTCCTTTTAGTGGAACTATCTCTACTGTCAATGTTGACAAGGGTGATACTGCAAATTCAGGGACAATAATGGGTTCAATTATTACTCAAGAAAAGATAGCAACTATTACCTTAAATGAAGTTGATATTGCTAAAGTTAAAGTTGGACAAAAAGTAGATATTACCTTTGATGCTCTTGACGGTGTAACTATTCAAGGAGAGGTTGCTGAGGTTGATGCTGTGGGAACAGTGAGTCAAGGAGTTGTTAGTTATGGTGTTCAAATATCATTTGGTACGGATAACGAAAGTATAAAACCAGGAATGAGTATATCGGCAAATATTATTATTGATTCTGTTTCTGATGTTTTAACTGTTCCAAGTGCCGCAGTCAAAACAGTAGGAGGAAAAAGTTATGTTCAGGTTATGAATAGTAGCGGAAAAATAGAAAGAAAAATTGTTGAGACTGGTTTAACTGACGACGCTACGATTGAAATTAAGAGTGGATTATCAGAGGGTGACAAGGTTGTTACAAGTACCAATAGTGGTAGCGGAACTAAAACAACTACCACCAAAACAACTACCACCACTAATCAGGGAGGACCAGGAGGTGGTAGTGATATGATGATGCTAACAAGATAG
- a CDS encoding LysE family transporter: protein MELIIQIFSVLILGIIGGSVPGPIMAAAFTESIRRGFAKSLLVILRAFIAESIVAIFILTLFFSFSIPQSIFYAISFAGAIMLFYLALQVWKINKIGEGEGEIFSFWKILILTILNGSFWIFWITICVPQAFLLKEQIPQGHILFLLLFELGWIIATVSWTFIFSRFRNFLTKERVIPIVFKIFSLILAYFAISLLIEGFKFFV from the coding sequence ATGGAATTAATAATACAAATTTTTAGTGTCTTAATTCTAGGCATTATTGGAGGTTCTGTTCCAGGGCCAATAATGGCAGCTGCTTTTACTGAATCAATAAGAAGAGGCTTTGCTAAAAGTTTATTGGTAATTTTAAGAGCTTTTATTGCCGAATCAATAGTGGCAATATTTATATTAACTTTGTTCTTTTCTTTTAGCATTCCTCAATCTATTTTCTATGCAATTTCATTTGCCGGAGCTATCATGTTGTTTTATCTTGCTCTGCAAGTTTGGAAGATAAATAAAATTGGCGAAGGGGAGGGAGAGATATTCTCTTTTTGGAAGATACTCATTTTAACAATATTAAATGGTTCATTTTGGATTTTCTGGATTACCATATGTGTTCCTCAAGCTTTCTTATTAAAAGAACAAATTCCTCAGGGTCATATTCTATTCTTGTTATTATTTGAATTAGGATGGATTATTGCAACAGTGTCTTGGACGTTCATTTTTTCTCGTTTTAGAAACTTTTTAACTAAAGAAAGGGTTATTCCAATTGTTTTTAAGATTTTTTCATTGATTCTTGCGTATTTTGCTATTAGCTTATTAATTGAGGGTTTTAAATTTTTTGTTTAA
- a CDS encoding ABC transporter ATP-binding protein codes for MIKCDNIVKTYKTVDTETAVLKGVSFEIKKGEFVAIIGPSGSGKSTLMHILGTLDRPTSGKYFLNGKDMLNLSDDELAKIRSQRIGFVFQSFNLLSRTTVLRNVILPLIYDSSIKKEGRKAKAEKALLSAGLDKDRWHHLSSQLSGGQMQRVAIARALVNNPDLILADEPTGNLDSKTGDIVLETFQKLNREYGHTIVLITHERYVADHADRVIELKDGVIIADGEADKSTLLKNK; via the coding sequence ATGATTAAATGTGATAATATTGTAAAAACATATAAGACGGTCGATACAGAAACAGCTGTTTTAAAAGGAGTTTCCTTTGAAATAAAAAAAGGGGAGTTCGTTGCTATTATTGGTCCTTCTGGCTCTGGTAAATCAACCTTAATGCATATTTTAGGAACACTAGACAGGCCAACATCCGGAAAATATTTTTTAAACGGCAAAGATATGCTTAATTTATCTGATGATGAATTGGCCAAGATTAGATCTCAAAGAATTGGATTTGTTTTTCAATCATTTAATCTTTTATCAAGAACTACTGTACTTCGAAATGTCATACTTCCTTTAATTTACGATAGTAGTATTAAAAAGGAAGGCAGAAAAGCAAAAGCTGAGAAAGCATTACTTTCGGCGGGATTAGATAAAGATAGATGGCATCATTTATCAAGTCAATTATCTGGAGGGCAAATGCAAAGAGTAGCTATTGCAAGAGCTTTAGTAAATAATCCAGATTTAATTTTGGCTGATGAGCCAACCGGAAATCTCGATTCTAAAACTGGAGACATAGTGCTTGAAACATTTCAAAAATTAAACAGAGAGTATGGACATACAATTGTTTTGATTACTCACGAGAGATATGTAGCTGACCATGCTGATAGAGTTATTGAATTAAAAGATGGAGTGATAATCGCTGATGGAGAAGCTGATAAATCAACATTATTAAAGAATAAATAA
- a CDS encoding HAD hydrolase-like protein has translation MINLNEVELLIFDFDGTIFQTIKPEIEAVKRAFSELGLNLDNIEEKVRGYIGKTSEEAYKSILPPDKDLKWEELTEKVRMYRHSTILEYGEVFPDVAKTLQTLKERGYKIVLYSNASANYFKEVVSFLNIGKFFDYTECMEENNLTKAELIKKIRTRFAELNAAVVGDRIHDIEAAKENSIISVGALYGYNKEEAQKADLTISKFTDLLTIFDRKKPIFETILKEINKRKNGNKSFVVGISGIDTSGKTEFAEAFCQFLISKEFKVQVINLDDFHNPKAIRSSGDNQVDNYYNKGFDIKTIVEKLLMPISKNSNFSIKLTLLNLHTDEYETEKDFSFDKDTIVIFEGVFLFREELSPYIDYKIFIDIPFEESKNRAVVRDVPIFGEEIIKKYDEKYLPAQKKYLEEYPPIEVADIVIDNVNWEYPKIIHISKC, from the coding sequence ATGATTAATTTAAATGAGGTAGAATTATTAATATTTGATTTTGATGGAACCATCTTTCAAACTATAAAACCAGAGATTGAGGCTGTAAAAAGAGCCTTTTCCGAGCTTGGCTTGAATCTTGATAATATTGAAGAAAAGGTAAGGGGATATATAGGAAAAACATCGGAAGAGGCATATAAGTCTATTCTGCCACCGGACAAAGATTTAAAATGGGAAGAATTGACGGAAAAAGTGAGAATGTATCGCCATTCCACGATTTTAGAATACGGAGAGGTATTTCCTGATGTTGCAAAAACCTTGCAAACGCTTAAAGAAAGAGGATATAAGATAGTGCTATATTCAAACGCATCTGCCAATTATTTCAAAGAGGTCGTCTCGTTTTTAAATATCGGAAAGTTTTTTGATTATACGGAGTGTATGGAAGAGAATAATTTAACGAAGGCCGAATTAATTAAGAAAATCAGGACAAGATTTGCAGAATTAAATGCCGCTGTTGTCGGAGATAGAATTCATGATATAGAGGCGGCAAAAGAGAATAGTATTATTTCTGTTGGAGCGCTGTACGGCTACAATAAAGAAGAGGCTCAAAAGGCGGATTTGACCATAAGTAAATTTACCGATTTATTAACCATTTTTGACAGAAAAAAACCGATATTCGAAACGATATTAAAAGAGATTAATAAAAGAAAGAACGGGAACAAGTCCTTTGTGGTGGGGATAAGCGGAATCGACACATCCGGCAAAACAGAGTTCGCCGAAGCATTCTGCCAGTTTTTAATTTCTAAAGAATTCAAAGTCCAGGTAATTAATTTGGATGATTTTCACAACCCCAAAGCGATAAGGTCATCGGGAGACAATCAAGTAGATAATTATTACAATAAGGGTTTTGATATTAAGACAATCGTTGAAAAGCTATTAATGCCTATTAGTAAAAATAGTAATTTTTCTATAAAATTAACGTTATTGAATTTGCATACCGATGAATATGAAACTGAGAAAGATTTTTCTTTTGACAAAGACACGATAGTTATCTTTGAGGGAGTCTTTTTATTTAGAGAAGAATTGTCTCCTTATATTGATTATAAAATTTTTATAGATATTCCTTTTGAAGAAAGCAAGAATAGGGCAGTAGTCAGAGATGTACCAATTTTTGGAGAGGAAATTATCAAAAAGTATGATGAGAAATACCTGCCAGCTCAAAAGAAATATTTAGAAGAATACCCTCCTATAGAGGTGGCTGATATTGTAATCGATAATGTTAATTGGGAATATCCCAAGATAATACATATCTCTAAATGCTAA
- a CDS encoding CDGSH iron-sulfur domain-containing protein, which yields MENNNKIKIEKNGPYCVPSNIPLEKEFVVPDENNDPLNWKKEEKYLTKGEYYLCRCGKSRNKPFCDHTHQKVKFDGTETASKESYEKQAEKNFGPGMDLIDAPSLCSRARFCHRQGGTWDLTMKSNDPEAKKTAIEEACNCPSGRLTAIDKKTGKPIEPEFIPSISVTEDIPAKVSGPLWIKGEIKIESSDGSMYETRNRQTICRCGKSCNKPFCDGSHIDIKFDDKQ from the coding sequence ATGGAAAATAATAATAAAATAAAAATAGAAAAGAATGGTCCATACTGCGTTCCTAGTAATATACCGTTAGAGAAAGAATTTGTTGTTCCCGACGAGAACAATGATCCTTTAAATTGGAAGAAAGAAGAAAAGTATTTGACAAAGGGAGAATATTATCTTTGTCGTTGTGGAAAATCAAGAAATAAACCTTTTTGTGACCATACCCATCAAAAAGTAAAATTTGATGGAACAGAAACGGCAAGCAAAGAAAGTTATGAAAAGCAGGCTGAGAAAAATTTTGGTCCAGGAATGGACTTAATAGATGCGCCTAGTTTGTGTTCCCGAGCTAGATTTTGTCATCGACAAGGAGGAACCTGGGACTTAACAATGAAATCTAATGATCCTGAAGCAAAGAAGACTGCTATTGAAGAGGCTTGTAATTGTCCTTCTGGAAGATTGACCGCAATTGATAAAAAAACAGGCAAACCAATTGAGCCAGAATTTATTCCCTCAATTAGTGTTACTGAAGATATTCCAGCGAAAGTAAGTGGACCTTTGTGGATCAAGGGAGAGATTAAAATAGAATCTTCTGATGGTTCAATGTATGAAACTAGAAATAGACAAACAATTTGTCGTTGTGGAAAGTCTTGCAACAAACCTTTTTGTGATGGAAGTCATATAGATATTAAGTTTGATGATAAACAATAG
- the yihA gene encoding ribosome biogenesis GTP-binding protein YihA/YsxC encodes MNIESAKFIKGVLGSDSSLESNTPQVAFIGRSNSGKSSVINSLVNQNNLATTSSFPGRTQKINLFLINDSLYFVDLPGYGYAKVPDKLKNVLKDMVNWYFFVSNYEQKKIVLIIDANVGPTKDDLEMLYALEDYRKDIIVVANKIDKIKKTRYEEQFKTIKELIGNHKIIPYSAKKKIGVKELLNEIFN; translated from the coding sequence ATGAACATAGAATCAGCTAAATTTATAAAAGGTGTCCTTGGCAGTGATAGTTCTCTTGAGAGCAACACTCCTCAAGTCGCTTTTATTGGTCGTTCAAACTCAGGCAAATCTAGTGTTATTAATTCTTTAGTTAATCAAAATAATTTAGCAACAACTAGTTCTTTTCCTGGGCGTACGCAAAAGATTAATTTATTTTTAATTAACGATTCTTTGTATTTTGTTGATTTGCCAGGATATGGCTATGCTAAAGTTCCAGACAAACTAAAAAATGTTCTTAAAGACATGGTTAATTGGTATTTTTTTGTTTCTAACTATGAACAAAAAAAGATTGTCTTAATAATTGATGCTAACGTTGGTCCGACTAAAGATGACTTAGAAATGCTTTATGCTCTAGAAGATTATAGAAAAGATATTATTGTTGTGGCGAATAAGATAGATAAGATAAAAAAGACAAGATATGAAGAACAGTTCAAAACCATAAAAGAACTTATTGGAAATCATAAGATTATTCCTTATTCAGCTAAGAAGAAAATAGGAGTTAAAGAATTATTAAATGAAATTTTTAATTAA
- a CDS encoding DEAD/DEAH box helicase, translating to MQKRRFNSNNRKFGDRSRFRKEGFSQKKRGFSATRIDISKFIQKVMPAEEDIAYKPENKFIDFEIDNRLKSSIVRKGYSDPTPIQDKIIPLILKGRDVVGIANTGTGKTAAFLIPAINKTLLNRRNKTIIIVPTRELAFQIEKEFREFTIGMHLFSMLCIGGTSVRDQLRKAKMNNDFIIGTPGRIKDLVQRKALNMATFQTIVLDEADRMLDMGFVEDMRFLMAQMPEQKQSLLFSATIPDEIEKLSRQFLRNPEKVSVKTKESSTNVNQDIVKVGDPAKKLDVLCDLLGKKEFTRVLVFGKTKHGVEKLSKSLVQRGFKAESIHGDKNQSKRKRAVDFFKTGIVKILVATDVAARGLDIDNVSHVINYDIPATYDDYVHRIGRTGRGKRKGEALTFI from the coding sequence ATGCAAAAAAGAAGATTTAATAGTAATAATAGAAAATTTGGAGATCGTTCCAGATTTAGAAAAGAAGGTTTTTCTCAGAAAAAGAGAGGATTTTCGGCTACAAGGATAGATATTTCTAAATTTATTCAGAAAGTAATGCCAGCCGAAGAAGATATCGCTTATAAACCAGAAAACAAGTTTATTGATTTTGAAATAGACAATAGATTAAAAAGTAGCATTGTCCGTAAGGGATATAGTGATCCGACTCCAATTCAAGACAAAATTATTCCTTTGATCTTAAAAGGAAGAGATGTGGTTGGTATTGCTAATACTGGAACAGGAAAGACAGCTGCTTTTTTAATTCCAGCGATTAATAAAACGTTATTAAATAGAAGGAATAAAACAATTATTATTGTTCCGACAAGAGAACTAGCTTTTCAAATAGAGAAGGAATTTAGAGAATTTACGATTGGAATGCATTTATTCTCGATGCTTTGTATCGGAGGAACAAGTGTAAGGGATCAATTAAGAAAGGCAAAAATGAACAATGACTTTATTATTGGAACCCCAGGAAGAATTAAAGATTTAGTCCAAAGAAAAGCATTAAATATGGCTACCTTCCAAACAATAGTTTTAGATGAAGCAGATAGAATGCTTGATATGGGTTTTGTTGAAGATATGAGATTTTTAATGGCTCAGATGCCAGAACAGAAACAGTCCTTACTTTTTTCAGCAACTATTCCTGATGAAATAGAAAAACTATCTAGACAATTTTTAAGAAATCCAGAAAAAGTTTCAGTTAAAACAAAAGAATCTTCAACCAATGTTAATCAAGATATTGTTAAGGTTGGAGATCCAGCTAAGAAGCTAGATGTTCTTTGTGATCTTTTAGGTAAAAAAGAATTTACTAGAGTGCTTGTTTTTGGAAAGACGAAACATGGAGTAGAAAAACTTTCTAAGTCTTTAGTTCAAAGAGGATTTAAGGCTGAATCAATACATGGAGATAAAAATCAATCAAAAAGAAAAAGAGCTGTCGATTTCTTTAAAACAGGGATAGTGAAGATTTTAGTTGCAACCGATGTCGCAGCTAGAGGACTAGATATTGATAATGTTAGTCACGTTATTAATTATGATATTCCTGCAACTTACGATGATTACGTTCACAGAATAGGAAGAACTGGGAGAGGAAAGAGAAAGGGAGAAGCACTAACATTTATCTAA
- a CDS encoding RNA polymerase sigma factor — protein MDQLTDEQIVSAILNGEKDLYREIIRRYEKKLSHYLLKFLSDRDDMEDILQVVFIKVYKNLYGFDINKKFSSWIYRIAHNEAINYLKKRRNGRISLDDVEYKLIDEKVDVGGEADRMFLKKDVEKVLNDMNIKYKEPIVLFYFENMSYDEISDILRIPKNTVGTLIMRGKNSIKDKLEEINKKHAR, from the coding sequence ATGGATCAATTAACCGACGAACAAATAGTTAGTGCAATTCTTAATGGTGAAAAGGACCTATATAGGGAAATTATCAGGCGCTACGAAAAGAAATTATCTCACTATTTGCTTAAATTTTTAAGTGATCGAGACGACATGGAGGATATTCTTCAGGTCGTCTTTATTAAGGTATACAAGAATTTATATGGTTTTGATATAAATAAGAAGTTTTCTTCATGGATATATAGGATAGCTCACAACGAAGCAATTAATTACCTGAAGAAACGAAGAAACGGAAGAATTTCTTTAGACGATGTGGAGTATAAGCTTATAGACGAGAAAGTTGATGTTGGCGGAGAAGCAGATAGAATGTTTTTAAAGAAGGACGTAGAAAAAGTTCTTAATGATATGAATATTAAGTATAAAGAGCCCATCGTATTGTTTTATTTTGAGAATATGTCATATGATGAAATTAGTGATATTTTGAGAATTCCAAAAAATACCGTTGGAACACTAATTATGAGAGGGAAGAATTCAATAAAAGACAAGTTAGAAGAAATAAATAAAAAACATGCAAGATGA
- the pyk gene encoding pyruvate kinase — protein MNPKIIVTIGPKSEDYETLKNMAKAGMNIARLNFSHATHNQWEKVRTSLINIKKETGIEVKMMMDLQGPRIRVGNFSEQIEMNKDETYTFFYGKTNIKHKEIPIDHLDLFNDVKIGEPFYLANGLIKLEITAIKNKKIFAKVVRGGILLQRKGINIPETHLSSNVLTDKDIEDAKFGIANGADYICLSFVQTENDLKKLREITEKRSLIIAKIERATALRNLDGIIKNSDGIMVARGDLGIEVPIEELPIIQKELIRQAHWYQKPAIVATEMLTSMMTLPNPTRAEVSDIANAIFDGADSVMLSDETASGNYPLEAVRIMKKIAKRADDYFNSTNYLE, from the coding sequence ATGAATCCAAAGATTATTGTGACCATCGGACCGAAGTCAGAAGACTATGAAACACTTAAAAATATGGCTAAGGCTGGCATGAACATTGCTAGGCTAAATTTTTCTCATGCAACACACAATCAATGGGAAAAAGTAAGAACCTCTCTGATTAATATTAAAAAAGAAACAGGAATTGAGGTAAAAATGATGATGGATCTTCAGGGTCCACGTATTCGTGTTGGTAATTTTTCTGAACAAATAGAAATGAACAAGGATGAAACTTATACTTTCTTTTATGGCAAAACCAATATCAAACATAAAGAGATACCAATTGACCATCTCGACCTTTTCAATGATGTTAAGATTGGAGAACCTTTTTATCTAGCTAATGGATTAATTAAATTAGAAATAACTGCAATTAAAAACAAAAAAATATTTGCAAAGGTTGTTCGTGGGGGAATTTTACTTCAAAGAAAAGGAATAAATATTCCTGAAACGCATCTTTCTAGTAACGTCTTAACCGATAAAGATATTGAAGACGCTAAGTTCGGAATAGCTAATGGTGCTGACTATATTTGCCTTTCTTTTGTACAAACAGAAAATGATTTAAAAAAATTAAGAGAGATTACAGAAAAAAGATCATTAATTATTGCCAAAATAGAAAGAGCAACCGCCTTAAGAAATTTGGATGGCATTATCAAAAACTCAGATGGTATTATGGTTGCTAGAGGTGATTTAGGAATCGAAGTACCAATTGAAGAATTACCAATAATACAAAAAGAATTAATAAGACAAGCTCACTGGTACCAAAAACCAGCAATTGTAGCGACAGAAATGTTAACCTCAATGATGACTCTTCCCAATCCTACTCGTGCAGAAGTTTCTGATATTGCCAATGCCATCTTTGATGGCGCTGATTCTGTTATGCTTTCCGATGAAACTGCTTCAGGAAATTATCCTCTAGAGGCGGTTAGAATTATGAAAAAAATAGCTAAAAGAGCTGATGACTATTTTAATAGCACTAATTATTTAGAATAA